The Geothermobacter ehrlichii genome has a segment encoding these proteins:
- a CDS encoding NAD(P)/FAD-dependent oxidoreductase, protein MGQTSKGKFAGEIKYPNLFSPIKTKAGLNLKNRILQPPNIKGHANADGSVNQRTIDNYYTEAKGGAAAICVMASYVRLDGRGFIGQLAIDRDEVKSGLADLAYAIKQGGALAGIQLFHAGAIANPRYNGENQPISATSFPCFTNPEIKTRELTTADIDELIDDYAAAAGRAKEAGFDYVMIHANHGSLPHQFLSPTFNQRTDEYGKDKLLFSERIYKRVREVVGDDFSIWWRMSAEEFAGTDEEGNQTGYTFDLFLDEYVPRYLDWGIDVLDVSAGAIINPEALSYTIPPMYMPRATNVKYAEAVRKLAAEKGVLVTGVAKIMYPEIAEVAVRKEQCDLINIARPMFADPEYPNKAREGRTDEIRGCIACNWCCTTHLFNHHSAMCAVNPAFGRERDYAIKEARYKKRVYIAGGGVAGMEAARVLTLRGHSVTLFEASSQLGGILHVASAHPKLNTRDLRNAIRYLSTQMSKLQVDVRLNTRLDAEVVEKESPDVVIVATGAVPNRPQIPGIDNSNVIYHDDYLRDPSGVTLGQNVVIIGGGEGAELAVSIRREGKDVTILEEGDAVAVVPYMHDLMRGMLLSLYMKQEGVNSITKAKVNCITPDGVEYTDGEGAKQKIKADTIIIAAGRSGDDTLYNELKDKVEEVHIIGDAKEARSVAQAFDEAAYVARIVGSDDGSYFPTGGSSTLYVTHANLIGGELLTNRMKRNGKL, encoded by the coding sequence ATGGGACAGACATCAAAAGGCAAATTTGCGGGAGAAATTAAGTACCCCAACCTCTTTTCTCCCATCAAGACAAAAGCAGGATTAAATCTCAAGAACCGAATCCTTCAGCCCCCAAATATTAAAGGACATGCCAATGCGGACGGTTCTGTAAATCAGAGGACTATCGACAATTACTACACTGAAGCCAAGGGTGGTGCGGCGGCCATCTGTGTTATGGCCTCCTATGTAAGGCTTGATGGGCGGGGGTTTATCGGTCAGCTTGCCATTGATCGCGATGAGGTCAAAAGTGGGTTGGCAGACTTGGCTTATGCCATTAAACAGGGTGGAGCTCTCGCCGGAATTCAGCTTTTCCATGCAGGCGCCATCGCCAATCCTCGGTACAATGGAGAAAATCAGCCGATTTCTGCTACATCCTTCCCGTGTTTTACCAATCCTGAGATTAAAACGCGTGAGCTTACGACTGCCGATATTGATGAGCTGATCGACGATTACGCCGCCGCTGCAGGTAGGGCAAAAGAAGCCGGTTTCGACTATGTCATGATTCACGCCAATCACGGCTCGCTTCCCCATCAGTTTTTGTCTCCGACATTTAATCAGCGCACTGATGAGTATGGAAAAGATAAGCTACTTTTCTCTGAACGCATATATAAAAGAGTCAGAGAAGTTGTAGGAGATGATTTTTCCATTTGGTGGCGAATGAGTGCCGAGGAGTTTGCTGGAACGGATGAAGAAGGGAACCAGACTGGTTACACATTCGACCTGTTTCTGGATGAATATGTGCCAAGGTACCTTGATTGGGGGATTGATGTCCTTGATGTATCTGCTGGGGCTATTATCAATCCAGAAGCTCTGTCATATACGATTCCTCCAATGTATATGCCTCGGGCCACAAACGTCAAGTATGCCGAGGCTGTAAGAAAACTCGCCGCGGAAAAAGGCGTGCTTGTTACTGGGGTCGCCAAGATCATGTATCCAGAAATTGCCGAAGTTGCAGTGCGTAAGGAGCAATGTGATCTTATTAATATTGCGAGGCCCATGTTTGCCGACCCTGAATACCCGAACAAGGCACGTGAGGGGCGCACGGACGAGATTCGGGGTTGTATTGCCTGCAACTGGTGCTGTACGACCCATCTTTTCAATCATCACTCAGCGATGTGTGCTGTGAACCCAGCTTTCGGGCGGGAGAGGGATTACGCCATCAAGGAAGCCCGTTATAAAAAACGTGTTTACATTGCCGGGGGCGGCGTTGCTGGAATGGAGGCGGCACGAGTGCTCACGCTTAGGGGCCACTCAGTAACATTGTTTGAAGCCAGTTCGCAGTTGGGCGGTATTCTCCATGTGGCTTCAGCTCACCCTAAACTCAATACGAGAGATCTGCGTAACGCGATTCGCTATCTTTCCACTCAGATGAGCAAATTGCAGGTGGATGTGCGTCTAAACACCCGGCTCGATGCCGAGGTTGTCGAGAAAGAGTCCCCGGATGTTGTCATTGTTGCGACGGGCGCTGTTCCAAATAGGCCGCAAATTCCCGGCATCGATAACAGTAACGTGATCTACCACGATGATTACTTGCGGGATCCTTCTGGAGTGACCCTTGGGCAGAATGTTGTGATTATTGGTGGCGGCGAAGGTGCTGAGCTCGCGGTGTCGATCAGGAGGGAAGGTAAAGACGTTACGATCCTTGAAGAAGGTGATGCCGTTGCCGTTGTCCCCTATATGCACGACCTGATGAGGGGTATGCTTTTGTCTCTCTATATGAAGCAAGAGGGGGTTAATTCAATCACAAAAGCCAAGGTCAATTGTATTACTCCCGACGGAGTGGAATACACAGATGGCGAAGGCGCTAAGCAGAAAATCAAAGCGGACACGATAATCATAGCAGCCGGACGGAGCGGGGACGATACGCTCTATAACGAACTGAAAGATAAGGTGGAGGAAGTTCATATCATTGGTGACGCCAAGGAGGCACGGTCCGTAGCCCAGGCTTTCGACGAGGCCGCGTATGTTGCACGTATCGTAGGCAGCGATGATGGTTCGTACTTTCCGACCGGTGGCTCGTCAACACTCTATGTTACTCATGCGAATTTGATTGGTGGTGAGCTTTTGACCAATAGAATGAAAAGGAATGGCAAGCTGTAA
- a CDS encoding 4Fe-4S binding protein, protein MSQHILNVDHSKCNKCQTCVNECPVGAIGESGDRIVLSRPEDCMACALCETICPLGCIQMVPGS, encoded by the coding sequence ATGTCACAGCATATCTTGAATGTTGATCATAGCAAGTGTAACAAGTGCCAAACTTGTGTAAATGAGTGCCCGGTAGGCGCAATTGGAGAGTCGGGTGACAGAATTGTTTTGTCAAGGCCAGAAGATTGTATGGCTTGTGCGCTTTGTGAAACCATTTGTCCTCTAGGCTGTATTCAAATGGTGCCCGGTTCATGA
- a CDS encoding transporter — translation MKKSMKWILFGFALVGFLTLGVVPAWSAPGLLQLASRAGFWANDFPDTAMLIQHFYHYSSDEIWVGDGEKQESQDLTIEASFTRLVRAWHFGEDKQYQYVLEGIVPLYNLSGEETSRDAGDNFSLSGLGHPLIYTSLGWNNPTKTTHIQSFLIWQVPVGDSDIMNAIGGNNHALMPGLGVQERFGNIWLDGSVGYLYNFEDLDSDAKARDVFEVNSSVSYRFSAPYPWWIYMQGDYTRYMEGDDENGNNLGNDGHNYAIAPGIGACIRPNMTLDVKYTMDVDGENTSKGNAINVRFFWAF, via the coding sequence ATGAAGAAAAGTATGAAGTGGATTCTTTTTGGTTTTGCGCTGGTTGGTTTTTTGACCCTTGGAGTGGTTCCAGCTTGGAGTGCCCCAGGATTGCTGCAGTTAGCGTCGAGGGCTGGATTTTGGGCGAATGATTTTCCTGACACGGCGATGTTAATTCAGCATTTTTATCATTACAGTTCTGACGAGATTTGGGTTGGGGATGGCGAAAAACAGGAATCGCAGGATCTCACTATAGAAGCATCATTTACCCGACTCGTCCGCGCCTGGCATTTTGGTGAGGATAAGCAGTATCAGTATGTTTTGGAGGGTATTGTCCCTCTTTATAATCTGAGTGGAGAAGAAACTTCTAGAGATGCAGGAGATAATTTTTCACTTTCCGGGCTCGGACATCCCCTTATCTATACCTCGCTGGGATGGAATAACCCAACCAAAACAACACATATCCAATCTTTCCTGATTTGGCAGGTGCCTGTTGGGGACAGTGACATAATGAATGCCATCGGTGGTAACAATCATGCGCTGATGCCTGGACTTGGAGTCCAGGAAAGATTTGGCAACATCTGGTTGGATGGGAGTGTTGGCTACCTGTACAATTTTGAGGATTTGGACTCAGACGCAAAAGCAAGAGATGTCTTCGAAGTCAATTCGAGTGTGAGCTATCGTTTTTCGGCACCTTATCCATGGTGGATCTACATGCAGGGCGATTATACTCGTTATATGGAAGGGGATGACGAGAATGGCAATAATTTAGGGAATGATGGTCATAATTATGCGATTGCGCCTGGAATCGGGGCTTGTATTAGACCAAATATGACCCTGGATGTAAAATATACCATGGATGTAGACGGTGAGAATACGTCTAAAGGTAATGCCATTAACGTAAGATTTTTCTGGGCATTTTAG
- a CDS encoding helix-turn-helix domain-containing protein produces the protein MSGEGNGEAMGLFLAQLEKGAHILRGVCPFTNNPQFLPPHFNITTRLKLPQHPDLEKEPLTLGEHLRRKRIELGLKQKDLAARLGGTASTVWSWEHGWKIGKRYYPKVIDFLGYRPAPEPDETLLSKATEN, from the coding sequence GTGAGCGGCGAAGGCAATGGGGAGGCCATGGGGCTTTTCCTTGCACAATTAGAGAAAGGGGCCCACATCCTCAGGGGTGTGTGCCCCTTTACCAACAACCCTCAATTCCTCCCTCCGCATTTCAATATCACCACCAGACTGAAACTCCCGCAGCATCCTGATCTGGAGAAAGAGCCCCTTACTCTGGGCGAACACCTGCGCCGGAAGCGGATTGAACTGGGGCTGAAGCAAAAAGACCTTGCCGCCAGACTGGGGGGTACGGCCTCGACCGTCTGGAGCTGGGAGCATGGCTGGAAGATTGGCAAACGATATTACCCAAAAGTCATTGATTTTCTCGGTTACAGGCCTGCTCCCGAGCCGGACGAGACACTACTGTCAAAGGCAACTGAAAACTGA
- a CDS encoding AzlC family ABC transporter permease, whose amino-acid sequence MYRKTSTEILRDGLAAAWPICMGYFPIGMALGVLGQQAGLGPAWIGLMSVLVFAGSAQFIAVAMLDGGASATAIILTTLVVNFRHFLMSSALAVPLRGIGRRFLLLFAYGITDESFAVNMTRFRAGNWDRWRALVVHQTANTTWVLATILGSLVGSLIPPGAFGIDFALPGMFIALLVLQLHGRAYIFTGILAAGLAVIWKLLIPGDSYIVGAAVLAASGGYLLRRQKRLRETTG is encoded by the coding sequence ATGTACCGAAAAACCTCTACAGAGATCCTCCGCGACGGCCTGGCTGCCGCCTGGCCGATCTGCATGGGCTACTTTCCCATCGGCATGGCCCTCGGCGTGCTCGGCCAACAGGCGGGGCTCGGCCCGGCCTGGATCGGGCTGATGTCGGTACTGGTATTCGCCGGCAGCGCCCAGTTCATCGCCGTCGCCATGCTTGATGGCGGGGCCTCGGCCACCGCCATCATTCTCACCACCCTGGTGGTCAACTTCCGGCATTTTCTGATGAGCAGCGCCCTGGCCGTCCCCCTGCGCGGCATCGGCCGAAGATTTCTGCTCCTGTTCGCTTACGGCATCACCGACGAGAGTTTCGCCGTCAATATGACCCGCTTTCGCGCCGGAAACTGGGATCGCTGGCGGGCCCTGGTGGTGCACCAAACGGCCAATACCACCTGGGTGCTGGCAACCATCCTCGGCAGCCTGGTCGGCAGCCTGATTCCGCCTGGCGCCTTCGGCATCGACTTCGCCCTGCCGGGCATGTTCATCGCCCTGCTGGTGCTGCAGTTGCACGGGCGGGCCTACATCTTTACGGGAATTCTGGCGGCCGGGCTGGCCGTGATCTGGAAACTGCTGATTCCGGGCGACAGCTACATCGTCGGCGCCGCGGTGCTGGCCGCAAGCGGCGGCTACCTGCTGCGCCGTCAAAAGCGGCTGAGGGAGACGACAGGATGA
- a CDS encoding AzlD domain-containing protein, whose translation MSFKHYLLILLGMGAVTYLPRLLPLLLLSQRQMPDWLVDWLELIPVAILAALLAPTLLFDGQSGHIDLLRPQLWVAVPTFLFALKTRSLGGTVMVGMGLYWLAGLL comes from the coding sequence ATGAGCTTCAAGCACTACCTGCTGATACTGCTCGGCATGGGGGCGGTGACCTATCTGCCCCGTCTGCTGCCCCTGCTGCTCCTTTCGCAACGCCAGATGCCAGACTGGCTGGTCGACTGGCTGGAGCTGATTCCGGTGGCGATTCTCGCCGCCCTGCTGGCCCCGACCCTGCTGTTCGACGGCCAGAGCGGCCACATCGATCTGCTGCGACCGCAGCTGTGGGTCGCCGTGCCGACCTTCCTGTTCGCCCTCAAAACCCGCTCCCTGGGCGGCACGGTGATGGTGGGGATGGGGCTCTACTGGCTCGCCGGCCTGCTCTGA
- a CDS encoding lysophospholipid acyltransferase family protein, with the protein MRLVDHLNYRFLRALAAFFSLLPRTLATAFGSLLGQLAMLALPKRARLCRANLRRAGFDERLCPRVFRHLGRMAIALLRSYHTDIDRLVRQVEVHGFEHYRQARRQSERVLLVTAHLGNWEVLPPVHVHLAGRGMRIVVRAVEQPGVNRFVEEIRSRNGIGIVDKSRGLRAMIKVLRAGEDLGVLIDQKVRPGLGVSVPFFGEMLPSVPVASVLARATGALIQPVFTGVLPDGRSRIDYLPAFPPSGDDAADTARLNSLLEEYIRRYPEQWFWVHDRWKYAEPMVDVQSRPASQ; encoded by the coding sequence ATGCGTCTGGTCGATCATCTCAACTATCGTTTCCTGCGCGCCCTGGCGGCTTTCTTTTCCCTGCTGCCGCGCACCCTGGCCACGGCTTTCGGTTCGCTTCTGGGGCAGTTGGCGATGCTCGCCCTGCCGAAACGGGCGCGGCTCTGTCGCGCCAACCTGCGCCGGGCCGGTTTCGATGAGCGGCTCTGTCCGCGCGTCTTTCGTCATCTCGGCCGCATGGCCATTGCCCTGCTGCGTTCGTATCACACAGACATCGACCGGCTGGTGAGGCAGGTGGAGGTGCACGGCTTCGAGCACTACCGGCAGGCGCGGCGGCAGAGCGAGCGGGTGCTGCTGGTGACCGCCCACCTGGGCAACTGGGAGGTACTGCCGCCGGTGCATGTCCATCTTGCCGGCCGCGGCATGCGGATCGTGGTGCGGGCGGTCGAGCAGCCCGGCGTCAACCGTTTCGTCGAGGAGATTCGCAGCCGCAACGGAATCGGCATTGTCGACAAGAGCCGGGGGCTGCGGGCGATGATCAAGGTTCTGCGCGCCGGCGAGGATCTCGGGGTGCTGATCGACCAGAAGGTGCGCCCCGGTCTCGGCGTGTCCGTTCCCTTCTTCGGCGAGATGCTGCCGTCCGTGCCGGTGGCCTCGGTACTCGCCCGGGCGACCGGCGCCCTGATCCAGCCCGTGTTCACCGGCGTGCTGCCTGACGGACGCAGCCGCATCGACTACCTGCCCGCCTTTCCCCCCAGCGGTGACGACGCCGCCGACACCGCCCGTCTCAACAGTCTGCTCGAAGAGTACATCCGCCGTTATCCGGAACAGTGGTTCTGGGTGCACGACCGCTGGAAATACGCCGAGCCGATGGTCGATGTTCAGAGCAGGCCGGCGAGCCAGTAG
- a CDS encoding DUF423 domain-containing protein translates to MNDGRLLLLLGALGGFLGVVLGAFGAHGLEGALSEKMLATWNKAVHYQQLHALALLATGLLARQQSAVGEKGWQRAGCAFLLGILLFSGSLYLLVLTEARWLGMVTPFGGLAFLAGWGLLAWQSLRC, encoded by the coding sequence ATGAACGACGGACGTCTGCTGCTTCTGCTTGGGGCGCTGGGTGGCTTTCTCGGTGTTGTACTCGGCGCTTTCGGTGCCCACGGCCTGGAGGGCGCATTGTCGGAAAAGATGCTGGCCACCTGGAACAAGGCGGTTCACTACCAGCAGCTGCACGCCCTGGCGTTGCTGGCGACCGGCCTGCTGGCGCGACAGCAGTCGGCCGTCGGCGAGAAGGGCTGGCAGCGCGCCGGTTGTGCCTTTCTGCTCGGAATTCTGCTCTTTTCCGGAAGTCTCTACCTGCTGGTATTGACCGAGGCGCGCTGGCTGGGTATGGTGACGCCTTTCGGCGGTCTGGCGTTTCTGGCCGGCTGGGGGCTGCTTGCCTGGCAGTCCCTGCGTTGCTGA
- the cobD gene encoding threonine-phosphate decarboxylase CobD, translated as MAAVLNPVPHGGDVFAAARELGVEPAAILDFSASINPLGPPEEAMRAAAESLTACRHYPERDGESLRQALAEQHRLPVDCLLPAAGSTELIYLLPQVLRPRRALLLAPAFGEYARALQLAGCRVEELIWQPGSPFDLDRLLAALDAETDLLLLANPGNPSGEALPRQLLLALIDRLPPRISLVIDEAFADFCPSISLLDQVSRRSRLWVLRSLTKFYAIPGLRAGFVAGPAAGIERLRWRLPPWTLSVPAAAAARACLAAADYRRRTLDQLPAWRRQLCDGLEKLGLSVIPGAANYLLVRLPEDLRPAADLVAALRRRRILVRDCASFSGLDDGWLRLAVRCPEENRTLLAALADRVGKEVR; from the coding sequence ATGGCCGCTGTACTGAACCCGGTGCCCCACGGCGGGGATGTCTTCGCCGCGGCCCGCGAGCTGGGCGTGGAGCCTGCGGCCATTCTCGATTTTTCCGCCTCGATCAATCCCCTCGGGCCGCCGGAGGAGGCGATGCGTGCCGCCGCCGAGTCCCTGACCGCCTGCCGGCACTATCCCGAGCGCGACGGCGAGTCGTTGCGCCAGGCGCTGGCCGAACAACACCGGCTGCCGGTCGACTGTCTGCTGCCGGCGGCCGGATCGACGGAGCTGATCTACCTGCTGCCGCAGGTATTGCGACCGCGGCGGGCGCTGCTGCTGGCGCCGGCCTTCGGTGAATACGCCCGGGCCCTGCAGCTGGCCGGCTGCCGGGTCGAGGAGTTGATCTGGCAGCCCGGCAGCCCCTTCGATCTCGACCGGCTGCTGGCGGCGCTCGATGCCGAAACCGACCTGCTGCTGCTCGCCAACCCCGGCAACCCGAGCGGCGAAGCCTTGCCGCGGCAGCTTCTGCTCGCTCTGATCGATCGTCTGCCGCCGCGCATCTCCCTGGTGATCGACGAAGCATTCGCCGATTTCTGCCCCTCAATCTCCCTGCTCGATCAGGTTTCCCGCCGGTCGCGGCTGTGGGTACTGCGTTCGCTGACCAAGTTCTACGCCATCCCCGGTCTGCGGGCCGGCTTTGTTGCCGGGCCGGCTGCCGGCATCGAGCGGCTGCGGTGGCGCCTGCCGCCCTGGACTCTGTCCGTGCCGGCCGCGGCTGCCGCCCGCGCCTGTCTCGCCGCGGCCGACTATCGCCGAAGGACCCTGGACCAGCTGCCGGCCTGGCGGCGGCAGCTGTGTGACGGCCTGGAAAAGCTCGGCCTGTCGGTCATCCCCGGTGCCGCCAACTATCTGCTCGTTCGCCTGCCGGAAGATCTGCGACCGGCGGCGGATTTGGTCGCCGCCCTGCGCCGGCGGCGGATTCTGGTGCGCGACTGCGCGAGCTTTTCCGGACTCGACGACGGCTGGCTGCGCCTGGCGGTGCGGTGTCCGGAGGAGAACCGGACCCTGCTGGCGGCGCTGGCCGACCGGGTGGGAAAGGAGGTCCGATGA
- the cbiB gene encoding adenosylcobinamide-phosphate synthase CbiB, translating to MNGLIAAAFLLDLLLGDPYGWPHPVIGIGKFIKRLELVLASLLDNRRLAGVLLAAATLAATGLVTWAIIFLAARLHPVAGLAVTVWLGYTTLAMRSLHVESRRVVTLLEQGRIEEARRSLSLIVGRETSQLDEEQILRACIETVAENTSDGIVGPLFYLFVGGPVLAMMYKAASTLDSMVGYTDDRYREMGWASARLDDLLNLIPARLTGLLMVLASVPLGLNVWNALRVMLRDARKPSSPNAGYPESAAAGALGVQLGGPATYFGERVDKPTLGDADRRIDIGCYRRMIRLMYLTSFFALLLGLVITWPLY from the coding sequence ATGAACGGGCTGATTGCGGCCGCTTTTCTGCTCGATCTGCTGCTCGGCGATCCCTATGGCTGGCCGCACCCGGTGATCGGCATCGGCAAGTTCATCAAGCGGCTCGAGCTGGTTCTCGCATCCCTGCTCGACAACCGCCGGCTGGCCGGCGTGCTGCTGGCGGCGGCCACCCTGGCGGCGACCGGCCTGGTGACCTGGGCGATCATCTTCCTTGCCGCCCGCCTGCATCCGGTGGCCGGTCTGGCTGTGACTGTCTGGCTCGGCTACACCACCCTGGCCATGCGGTCGCTGCACGTGGAGAGCCGGCGGGTGGTGACGCTGCTTGAACAGGGCCGCATCGAAGAGGCGCGGCGGTCGCTGTCGCTGATTGTCGGCCGGGAGACCAGCCAGCTCGACGAGGAGCAGATATTGCGCGCCTGCATCGAAACCGTGGCCGAAAACACCTCCGACGGCATCGTCGGGCCGCTCTTCTACCTCTTTGTCGGCGGTCCGGTGCTGGCGATGATGTACAAGGCGGCCAGCACCCTCGATTCGATGGTCGGCTACACCGACGACCGTTACCGGGAGATGGGCTGGGCCTCGGCGCGACTGGACGATCTGCTCAACCTGATTCCGGCGCGACTGACCGGGCTGCTGATGGTGCTGGCTTCGGTGCCGCTGGGGCTCAATGTCTGGAACGCCCTGCGGGTGATGCTGCGCGACGCCCGCAAGCCAAGCAGTCCCAACGCCGGCTATCCGGAATCGGCCGCCGCCGGTGCCCTTGGTGTGCAGCTTGGCGGACCGGCCACCTATTTCGGCGAGCGGGTCGACAAGCCGACGCTGGGCGACGCCGACCGCCGCATCGACATCGGCTGTTACCGCCGCATGATCCGCCTGATGTATCTGACCTCGTTTTTCGCTCTGCTTTTGGGGCTGGTGATCACATGGCCGCTGTACTGA
- a CDS encoding cobyric acid synthase, with translation MSEMMSGQLYIVGLGPGDPAHLTPAARAAIERAEVVTGYKTYLELIPELVAGKQTFSTGMRQETERCREALRRAADGATVALVCSGDAGIYGMAGLVLELQQAEGPEDVEVEIVPGVSAVQGAAARLGAPLMHDFAVISLSDLLTDWQLIRRRLEAAAVADFVVALYNPKSKGRVDQIEEARDILLAHRDPSTPVGIVRNACRRGEMVTVSDLASFTAETIDMSSLVIIGNSSTFVDARGRLVTPRGYRLRRGESPAGGRPEARGARLNDPMPLASGPEPGRTPAIFIAGTGSDVGKSVIAAGLCRLLARRGLRVAPFKAQNMANNAAVCADGGEIGRAQALQAAACGIAPNVDMNPVLLKPNSETGCQVILQGRPVANMGVHEYHAFRDTAWQAVCTSYARLATAHQVVVMEGAGSIAEINLRRQDIVNMVAARMAGARVILVADIERGGVFASIFGTLSLLEAAERELVCGVIINRFRGDVSLLDSGIAELERRTGVPVLGVLPWLELQLPDEDSLSLDNRRQQNDGLVRVGVVRLPRIANSTDFEPFEREPEVSLVYLRRPEQVAEVDLIILPGTKSTLADLEWLKQSGLARAIVDFHTKGGQVIGICGGFQMLGGVIRDPQGVESERAEGEGLGLLDVETELRSGKQTHQAEGHFLPAAAAAGFVGFDRVAGYEIHAGVSRCGITSRPLIRLTRRSGGEAAVDDGAVSADGRVWGTYLHGIFEDERLRHAVLTPLFLRKGSRPEPAGDARNLQAELNRLADHLQTHLDLDRLWRAVGLDGVMA, from the coding sequence ATGTCTGAAATGATGAGTGGTCAGCTCTACATCGTTGGTCTTGGTCCCGGTGACCCGGCGCATCTCACCCCGGCGGCGCGGGCTGCCATCGAACGGGCCGAGGTGGTGACCGGTTACAAAACCTACCTCGAGCTGATTCCGGAGCTCGTTGCCGGCAAACAGACCTTTTCCACCGGCATGCGCCAGGAGACGGAACGCTGCCGCGAGGCGCTGCGGCGCGCGGCGGACGGGGCGACGGTGGCCCTGGTCTGCTCGGGTGATGCCGGCATCTACGGCATGGCCGGCCTGGTGCTGGAACTGCAACAGGCCGAGGGGCCCGAAGATGTCGAGGTCGAAATCGTCCCCGGGGTGTCTGCCGTGCAGGGGGCGGCGGCAAGGCTGGGCGCTCCCCTGATGCACGATTTCGCCGTCATCTCCCTCTCCGATCTGCTGACCGACTGGCAGCTGATCCGGCGTCGGCTGGAGGCGGCCGCCGTGGCCGATTTCGTTGTCGCCCTCTACAATCCGAAGAGCAAGGGGCGGGTGGACCAGATTGAAGAAGCTCGCGACATCCTCCTTGCCCACCGCGATCCGTCCACTCCGGTCGGCATTGTCCGCAACGCCTGCCGCCGGGGGGAGATGGTGACGGTCAGTGATCTCGCGTCCTTTACCGCCGAGACCATCGACATGTCTTCGCTGGTCATCATCGGTAATTCTTCGACTTTTGTTGATGCCCGGGGGCGGTTGGTGACGCCGCGCGGCTATCGTCTCAGGCGGGGAGAGTCCCCCGCCGGCGGGAGGCCGGAGGCGCGAGGCGCGAGGCTAAATGATCCCATGCCCCTGGCCTCTGGCCCCGAGCCTGGCCGGACCCCGGCGATTTTCATCGCCGGGACCGGCTCCGATGTCGGCAAGAGCGTGATCGCCGCCGGGCTCTGCCGGCTGCTGGCGCGGCGGGGGCTGAGGGTGGCTCCCTTCAAGGCGCAGAACATGGCCAACAATGCCGCCGTCTGCGCCGACGGCGGCGAGATCGGCCGGGCGCAGGCCCTGCAGGCGGCGGCCTGCGGCATCGCGCCGAACGTCGACATGAATCCGGTGCTGCTCAAGCCGAATTCGGAAACCGGTTGCCAGGTGATCCTTCAGGGACGGCCGGTGGCCAACATGGGGGTGCACGAGTATCATGCCTTTCGCGACACGGCCTGGCAGGCAGTCTGCACCTCCTACGCCCGGCTTGCGACGGCGCACCAGGTGGTGGTGATGGAAGGCGCCGGCAGCATCGCCGAGATCAACCTGCGTCGCCAGGATATTGTCAACATGGTGGCGGCGCGCATGGCCGGCGCCAGGGTCATCCTGGTCGCCGACATCGAGCGTGGCGGGGTTTTCGCCAGTATCTTCGGCACCCTGTCCCTGCTGGAGGCGGCCGAGCGGGAGCTGGTTTGCGGGGTGATCATCAACCGCTTTCGCGGCGATGTCTCCCTGCTCGACTCCGGGATCGCCGAACTGGAGCGCCGCACCGGGGTGCCGGTGCTCGGTGTGCTCCCCTGGCTCGAGCTGCAGCTGCCGGACGAGGATTCCCTGTCACTCGACAACCGGCGGCAGCAAAACGACGGCCTGGTGCGCGTCGGGGTGGTCCGTCTGCCCCGCATCGCCAACAGCACCGATTTCGAGCCCTTCGAGCGGGAGCCGGAGGTGAGCCTGGTCTATCTGCGGCGGCCGGAGCAGGTGGCCGAGGTCGACCTGATCATCCTGCCCGGCACCAAGAGCACCCTGGCCGACCTGGAATGGCTGAAGCAGAGCGGCCTGGCGCGGGCCATTGTCGATTTTCACACCAAAGGCGGTCAGGTCATCGGCATCTGCGGCGGATTCCAGATGCTGGGCGGCGTCATCCGCGATCCGCAGGGCGTCGAGTCGGAACGGGCCGAAGGGGAGGGGCTGGGACTGCTCGACGTCGAAACCGAGTTGCGTTCCGGCAAGCAGACCCACCAGGCCGAGGGACATTTTCTGCCGGCGGCGGCCGCCGCCGGGTTTGTCGGCTTCGACCGGGTGGCGGGCTACGAGATTCACGCCGGGGTGTCGCGCTGCGGCATCACCTCGCGGCCGCTGATCCGTCTGACCCGGCGTTCGGGCGGGGAGGCGGCCGTCGATGACGGCGCCGTTTCCGCCGACGGCCGGGTCTGGGGCACCTACCTGCACGGCATTTTCGAGGATGAGAGGCTGCGCCACGCGGTGCTGACGCCGCTGTTTCTGCGCAAGGGGAGTCGTCCGGAGCCGGCCGGCGACGCCCGCAACCTGCAGGCCGAGCTGAACCGGCTGGCCGATCACCTGCAGACCCATCTCGATCTCGATCGCCTCTGGCGGGCGGTCGGACTCGACGGAGTGATGGCATGA